A genomic region of Eucalyptus grandis isolate ANBG69807.140 chromosome 5, ASM1654582v1, whole genome shotgun sequence contains the following coding sequences:
- the LOC120293599 gene encoding LOW QUALITY PROTEIN: COP1-interactive protein 1-like (The sequence of the model RefSeq protein was modified relative to this genomic sequence to represent the inferred CDS: inserted 5 bases in 4 codons), whose amino-acid sequence MTKHRFRDSIKSLFGSHIDSEAGEQLKGTKSEIEAKVNRILKLIRDEHPEEDNQDPAGDSRRRSLEELVNEFHTKYQSLYEKYDSLTAELRKKVSSKRSKDEPHSSSSDSDSDSDHSSKKDGKNGQLENDREXITADMKQELETANLEVADLKRKLTSMTEERHXLQSECQVALSKVQAAENSIQEMNIKAERLEEERSKHFADNQNLTEKLEMLGKVEVEXKQRLEDMTVQKETLMAEREAALKKIEEGEKLXADLRNSVDQMKDEKAALELELESMKGHVSEVTLEENKSLASKVSELLHGIENAQKNIEDFNSELGEMKKTLEEKERELLALTEVHQVHQNDASAQIEGLKAQIANLELKLETVQTEKRDVEELMERKSTEAKQLAEENMRLTAQAAEFEEMSKAREDEISALKKKLEDSEKESQKSQELSETMVETERLKEELTRKTIDQEKIMEEKEGLVCRVKDLDLETATMRTQKDDMEERIRTIEKENDLLREEKEELQRNVLEFQETHDALRGHKSELELQLETKTRDFSEFSTQMEGLKQQLVSDRDHHQKTMEERDSMTARIQDLMLEVDSLINHRTQLEEQIKSKGIESDQLREEMGRLQDRVLELERKLSEKEDGFSALHEKLEQGETEASAKIMALETQINNLREDLDLLQSQKAQLELQLEKERQESSESMVQLENQKSEVTNQSEDLRRLLKEKEDSHKTLSEKLMLEVDSLINHRTQLEEQTKSKGIESDQLREEMGRLQDRVLELERKLSEKEDGFSALHEKLEQGETEASAKIMALETQINNLREDLDLLQSQKAQLELQLEKERQESSESMMQLENRKSEVTNQSEDLRRLLKEKEDSHKTLSEKLMLEVDSLINHRTQLEEQIKSKSIESDQLQEEKGRLQARVLELERKLSEKEDGFSALHEKLEQGETEASAKIMALETQINNLREDLDLLQSQKAQLELQLEQERQESSGSMMQLENQKSEVANQSEDLRRLLKEKEDAHKTLSENLMLEVDSLINHRTQLEEQIKSKSIESDQLQEEKGRLQDRVLELERKLSEKEDEFSALHEKLEQGETEASAKIMALETQINNLREDLDRLQSQKAQLELQLEKERQESSESMMQMQSRTSEVANQSEDLRRLLKEKEDSHKTLSEEHTLVGGFFRKCKESLERAETKTKEMEAEFRSKFHSRDQMVADLEEMVEDLKRDQELKEEEISSLTENVRNIEVKLRLSNQKLRVTEQLLTEKEESFRKAEAKFQQEQRALEERVAALSETIASNNEAYQKMITEVSKEVNSSLIAWEAVVQKFDTEYDNYRNCILEVYNDLNIVKSWVRDANDAKRQLGRKFLEKLKVQASEEQAEKGKLTIALNRIEKKAEELETTLKDKDESIFGLGEEKREAIRQLCIWIDYHRSLNDDLKEMLAKTVTARGQRAAAGSDFVLFLFADSFRCVNIFFLDC is encoded by the exons ATGACTAAACATCGATTCAGAGATTCAATAAAGTCCTTGTTCGGGAGTCATATTGATTCAGAGGCAGGGGAACAGCTGAAAGGAACTAAATCAG AAATTGAGGCCAAGGTGAATAGGATCTTGAAGCTTATCAGAGATGAACATCCTGAAGAAGACAACCAGGATCCAGCTGGGGACTCTAGAAGAAGATCGCTTGAAGAGTTAGTCAATGAATTCCACACAAAATATCAGTCCctgtatgaaaaatatgattctCTCACAGCAGAGCTCAGGAAAAAGGTTAGTAGCAAACGAAGTAAAGATGAACCTCATTCGTCAAGCTctgattcagactcagactcggACCATTCCTCAAAGAAAGACGGTAAAAATGGGCAATTAGAAAATGATCGGG AAATCACAGCTGACATGAAGCAGGAACTTGAAACAGCAAATCTAGAAGTTGCTGACTTGAAGAGGAAGTTAACAAGCATGACAGAAGAGAGACA TCTGCAGTCTGAATGCCAAGTAGCTTTGAGCAAGGTACAAGCAGCAGAAAACAGTATCCAGGAGATGAACATCAAAGCTGAAAGGTTAGAGGAGGAAAGATCCAAGCATTTTGCTGACAACCAGAACCTGACCGAAAAGCTGGAGATGCTTGGTAAGGTTGAAGTAG CAAAACAAAGACTGGAGGACATGACAGTTCAGAAAGAGACCTTGAtggcagagagagaggctgCCTTGAAAAAGATTGAAGAGGGAGAAAAAT CTGCTGACTTGAGAAATTCGGTTGATCAGATGAAAGATGAAAAAGCAGCTCTGGAGCTGGAACTAGAATCTATGAAAGGCCATGTTTCAG AAGTCACCCTGGAAGAAAACAAGTCTCTAGCTTCTAAAGTGTCCGAACTTTTACATGGCATTGAGAATGCACAGAAAAATATTGAAGACTTCAACAGTGAATTGGgagaaatgaagaaaactttggaggaaaaagaaagggagctTTTGGCTTTGACAGAAGTGCATCAAGTCCATCAGAATGATGCATCAGCTCAGATAGAAGGCCTGAAAGCACAGATAGCAAATCTtgaattgaaacttgaaactgTTCAAACTGAGAAAAGGGACGTAGAAGAGCTGATGGAAAGAAAATCAACTGAAGCAAAACAACTGGCTGAGGAAAACATGCGACTGACAGCCCAAGCTGCAGAATTTGAAGAAATGTCAAAAGCCAGAGAGGATGAAATATCGGCTCTCAAGAAGAAGCTCGAGGATAGTGAAAAGGAGTCTC AAAAATCTCAAGAGCTTTCAGAAACTATGGTTGAGACAGAAAGATTGAAGGAGGAGTTGACAAGAAAAACTATTGATCAAGAAAAGATtatggaggagaaggaaggtTTAGTATGTCGGGTGAAGGACCTGGACCTGGAGACAGCTACTATGCGCACCCAGAAGGATGACATGGAAGAACGAATAAGAACTATAGAGAAGGAGAATGACCTGCTtagagaggaaaaggaagagtTGCAGAGAAATGTTCTCGAGTTTCAGGAGACTCACGATGCTCTTCGAGGACACAAAAGTGAATTAGAATTGCAGCTTGAAACAAAGACTCGAGATTTTTCGGAATTCTCTACTCAAATGGAGGGCTTGAAACAGCAGCTAGTGAGTGATAGAGATCATCACCAGAAGAcaatggaagagagagacagCATGACAGCCCGGATACAGGACCTCATGCTTGAGGTGGATTCTCTAATCAACCACAGAACTCAACTGGAAGAGCAGATAAAAAGCAAAGGTATTGAGAGCGATCAGTTGCGAGAGGAAATGGGTAGACTACAAGATAGAGTTCTTGAATTGGAGAGGAAGCTCTCAGAGAAAGAGGATGGATTTTCTGCTCTACATGAAAAACTAGAACAGGGAGAAACTGAAGCTTCAGCTAAAATCATGGCTTTGGAGACACAAATTAACAATCTGAGAGAGGATTTGGATCTCTTACAGAGTCAGAAAGCTCAGTTGGAACTACAACTTGAAAAAGAGAGACAAGAATCTTCAGAAAGCATGGTGCAATTGGAGAATCAGAAAAGTGAAGTAACCAACCAGAGTGAAGATCTGCGGAGATTGCTTAAAGAGAAGGAGGACTCGCACAAAACGTTGAGTGAGAAACTCATGCTTGAGGTGGATTCTCTGATCAACCACAGAACTCAACTGGAAGAGCAGACAAAAAGCAAAGGTATTGAGAGCGATCAGTTGCGAGAGGAAATGGGTAGACTACAAGATAGAGTTCTTGAATTGGAGAGGAAGCTCTCAGAGAAAGAGGATGGATTTTCTGCTCTACATGAAAAACTAGAACAGGGAGAAACTGAAGCTTCAGCTAAAATCATGGCTTTGGAGACACAAATTAACAATCTGAGAGAGGATTTGGATCTCTTACAGAGTCAGAAAGCTCAGTTGGAACTACAACTTGAAAAAGAGAGACAAGAATCTTCAGAAAGCATGATGCAATTGGAGAATCGGAAAAGTGAAGTAACCAACCAGAGTGAAGATCTGCGGAGATTGCTTAAAGAGAAGGAGGACTCGCACAAAACGTTGAGTGAGAAACTCATGCTTGAGGTGGATTCTCTGATCAACCACAGAACTCAACTGGAAGAGcagataaaaagcaaaagtattGAGAGCGATCAGTTGCAAGAGGAAAAGGGAAGACTACAGGCTAGAGTTCTTGAATTGGAGAGGAAGCTATCAGAGAAAGAGGATGGATTTTCTGCTCTACATGAAAAACTTGAACAAGGAGAAACTGAAGCTTCAGCTAAAATCATGGCTTTGGAGACGCAAATTAACAATCTGAGAGAGGATTTGGATCTCTTACAGAGTCAGAAAGCTCAATTGGAACTACAACTTGAACAAGAGAGACAAGAATCTTCAGGAAGCATGATGCAACTGGAGAATCAGAAAAGTGAAGTAGCCAACCAGAGTGAAGATCTGCGGAGATTGCTTAAAGAGAAGGAGGACGCGCACAAAACGTTGAGTGAGAACCTTATGCTTGAGGTGGATTCTCTAATCAACCACAGAACTCAACTGGAAGAGcagataaaaagcaaaagtattGAGAGCGATCAGTTGCAAGAGGAAAAGGGAAGACTACAGGATAGAGTTCTTGAATTGGAGAGGAAGCTATCAGAGAAAGAGGATGAATTTTCTGCTCTACATGAAAAACTTGAACAAGGAGAAACTGAAGCTTCGGCTAAAATCATGGCTTTGGAGACACAAATTAACAATCTGAGAGAGGATTTGGATCGCTTGCAAAGTCAGAAAGCTCAATTGGAACTACAACTTGAAAAGGAGAGACAAGAATCTTCAGAAAGCATGATGCAAATGCAGAGTCGGACAAGTGAAGTAGCCAACCAGAGTGAAGATCTGCGGAGATTGCTTAAAGAGAAGGAGGATTCACACAAAACGTTGAGTGAGGAACATACACTAGTTGGAGGCTTTTTTCGTAAGTGCAAGGAAAGCCTTGAGCGGGCAGAAACTAAGACGAAAGAAATGGAAGCTGAGTTCCGCTCAAAATTCCATTCAAGGGACCAGATGGTGGCTGATTTGGAAGAAATGGTTGAAGATTTGAAGAGAGATCaagaattaaaagaagaagaaatcagttCCTTAACTGAGAATGTACGAAATATCGAGGTTAAGCTCCGTCTCTCAAACCAGAAGCTTAGGGTCACAGAGCAATTGCTGACTGAGAAGGAAGAGAGCTTCAGGAAAGCCGAAGCAAAATTCCAACAAGAACAGAGGGCTCTTGAAGAAAGGGTTGCGGCCTTGTCTGAAACAATTGCCTCAAACAACGAAGCCTATCAGAAAATGATTACAGAAGTCTCCAAAGAAGTAAACAGCAGCTTGATTGCATGGGAAGCTGTTGTCCAGAAATTCGACACAGAATATGACAACTACAGAAACTGCATTTTGGAAGTCTACAATGACTTGAACATTGTGAAGAGCTGGGTAAGAGATGCGAATGACGCGAAACGTCAACTAGGGAGGAAGTTC CTCGAGAAGTTAAAGGTGCAAGCCAGCGAGGAACAAGCCGAAAAGGGGAAACTGACTATAGCTCTAAACAGGATCGAGAAAAAGGCTGAGGAACTCGAGACGACATTGAAGGACAAAGACGAGTCGATCTTCGGTCTCGGGGAAGAGAAGAGGGAGGCGATCAGGCAACTCTGCATCTGGATTGACTATCATCGCAGCCTCAATGATGACCTCAAGGAAATGCTAGCCAAGACGGTAACAGCCAGAGGCCAGAGGGCAGCCGCAGGCTCTGACtttgttttatttctattcGCAGATTCGTTCCGGTGTgtcaacatttttttccttgattgttgA